In Glycine max cultivar Williams 82 chromosome 7, Glycine_max_v4.0, whole genome shotgun sequence, a single window of DNA contains:
- the LOC100806017 gene encoding exportin-2, translating to MEWNPQTLQFLSECFLHTLSPSPEPRRRAESSLAEAADRPNYALAVLRLVAEPSIDDQIRQAAAVNFKNHLRLRWASDDSPVPDPEKDQIKTLIVPLMLSATPKIQSQLSEALALIGHHDFPKSWPSLLPELIANLQKASQSSDYASINGILGTANSIFKKFRFQYKTNDLLLDLKYCLDNFASPLLEIFLKTASLIDAGAMNLRPLFESQRLCCRIFYSLNFQELPEFFEDHMKEWMGEFRKYLTTSYPALESSGADGVALVDELRAAVCENINLYMEKNEEEFQGFLNDFALAVWTLLGNVSQSSSRDRLAITAIKFLTTVSTSVHHTLFASDGVIPQICQCIVIPNVSLREDDEELFEMNYIEFIRRDMEGSDLDTRRRIACELLKGIAMYYGDAVKSIVSAQIQNLLSSYAANPGTNWKDKDCAIYLVVSLATKKAGASVVSTELVDVQSFFESVIVPELQSADVNGYPMLKAGALKFFTMFRTQISKPVALKFFPDLVRFLTAESNVVHSYSASCIEKLLLVKDEGGGARYTSADINPIFPVLMNNLFGAFKLPESEENQYVMKCIMRVLAVADISIDVARVCVEGLGSLLAEVCRNPKNPTFNHYLFESVAILVRRACEGDSTLVSVFEASLFPRLEVILTNDVTEFLPYTFQLLAQLVELNRPPIPPIYMQIFELLLSPETWKRASNVPALVRLLQAFLQKAPNEITQGDRLTKVLGIFDTLIQASSTSEQGFYVLNTVIESLEYNAIKPYISHIWAALFRELQKRRTVKLIKSLLIFMSLFLIKHGAANVVDTMNSVQPDIFVVILNQFWIPNLKLITGAIELKLTAVASTRLICESPVLLDPAASVSWGKMVDSIVTLLSRPEEDRVQEEPDMPDITENAGYSTTFVLLYNAGKKEEDPLKDIRDPKEFFVASLSRLSALSPGRYPKVISENVDPANQAALLQLCNTYNLSIV from the coding sequence ATGGAGTGGAACCCTCAGACCCTCCAATTCCTCTCGGAATGCTTCCTCCACACTCTCTCCCCCTCGCCGGAGCCCCGCCGCCGCGCCGAGTCCTCCCTCGCCGAGGCCGCCGACCGCCCCAACTACGCCCTCGCCGTCCTCCGCCTCGTCGCCGAGCCCTCCATCGACGATCAGATCCGCCAGGCCGCCGCAGTCAACTTCAAGAACCACCTCCGCCTCCGCTGGGCCTCCGACGACTCCCCCGTCCCCGACCCCGAGAAAGACCAGATCAAAACCCTAATCGTCCCCCTCATGCTCTCCGCCACCCCCAAAATCCAATCTCAACTCAGCGAAGCCCTCGCCCTAATCGGTCACCACGATTTCCCCAAATCCTGGCCCTCTCTTCTCCCTGAACTCATCGCAAATCTCCAAAAGGCTTCCCAGTCCTCCGATTACGCCTCCATTAACGGTATTCTCGGCACCGCTAACTCTATTTTCAAGAAATTTAGGTTTCAGTATAAAACCAATGACCTATTACTGGACTTAAAGTACTGTCTCGACAACTTCGCCTCTCCTTTGTTGGAGATTTTCCTCAAGACGGCGTCGTTGATTGACGCTGGCGCCATGAACCTGCGCCCGCTCTTTGAGTCGCAGAGGCTGTGCTGCAGGATATTCTACTCGCTGAATTTTCAGGAGCTGCCTGAGTTTTTCGAGGATCACATGAAAGAGTGGATGGGTGAGTTTAGGAAGTATCTCACCACTAGCTACCCTGCTCTTGAGAGCAGTGGTGCTGATGGTGTTGCGCTTGTTGACGAGCTTCGGGCCGCGGTTTGCGAGAATATTAACCTCTACATGGAGAAGAATGAGGAGGAGTTTCAGGGGTTCTTGAATGATTTTGCTCTTGCTGTGTGGACTTTGCTTGGGAATGTGTCACAGTCGTCCAGCCGGGACCGGCTTGCGATTACCGCGATTAAGTTTTTGACCACAGTTAGTACTAGCGTGCACCATACTTTGTTTGCGAGTGATGGGGTGATACCGCAGATTTGCCAATGTATTGTGATACCGAATGTGAGTTTGAGGGAGGATGATGAGGAGCTGTTTGAGATGAATTATATTGAGTTTATTAGGAGGGATATGGAAGGGAGTGATCTTGATACTAGGAGGAGGATTGCTTGTGAGTTGCTCAAGGGTATTGCGATGTATTATGGGGATGCTGTGAAAAGCATTGTTTCTGCGCAGATACAGAATTTGTTGAGTTCGTATGCTGCTAACCCTGGGACAAATTGGAAGGACAAGGATTGTGCTATTTACTTGGTGGTTTCTCTTGCAACCAAGAAGGCTGGGGCTAGTGTTGTCTCCACGGAACTCGTTGATGTTCAGAGCTTTTTTGAGTCTGTGATTGTCCCCGAGCTGCAAAGTGCAGATGTGAATGGGTATCCTATGCTCAAGGCCGGTGCACTCAAATTTTTTACTATGTTCCGGACGCAAATATCGAAGCCTGTGGCATTGAAATTTTTTCCAGATTTGGTTCGTTTCCTTACTGCAGAGTCAAATGTTGTTCATTCTTATTCTGCAAGCTGTATTGAAAAACTCCTGTTGGTGAAGGATGAGGGGGGTGGAGCACGTTATACTTCAGCAGATATCAATCCAATTTTCCCTGTGCTGATGAACAATCTCTTCGGTGCCTTTAAGCTCCCAGAGTCTGAAGAGAATCAATATGTAATGAAATGTATTATGAGGGTTCTTGCTGTTGCGGATATCTCTATTGATGTTGCACGAGTTTGCGTTGAAGGGTTGGGCTCTCTTCTTGCTGAAGTTTGCAGAAATCCAAAAAATCCCACATTCAATCACTATCTCTTTGAGTCAGTAGCCATTCTTGTTAGGCGGGCTTGTGAGGGGGACTCAACTCTTGTATCTGTTTTTGAAGCAAGCCTTTTTCCTAGGCTTGAAGTAATATTGACCAATGATGTGACTGAGTTTTTACCATACACGTTTCAGTTGCTTGCTCAGCTTGTTGAGTTAAACAGGCCACCCATCCCTCCAATCTACATGCAGATATTTGAGCTTCTATTGTCACCTGAAACATGGAAAAGAGCCTCAAATGTTCCTGCACTTGTGCGTCTGCTCCAGGCCTTCCTTCAAAAGGCACCGAATGAGATCACCCAAGGGGATAGGCTGACCAAAGTGCTTGGCATATTTGACACACTAATCCAAGCTTCAAGCACATCTGAACAAGGATTTTATGTGCTTAACACTGTCATTGAAAGTCTTGAGTATAATGCTATTAAACCATATATTTCTCACATTTGGGCCGCACTTTTCAGAGAGCTCCAGAAAAGGCGGACAGTAAAGCTCATCAAGTCTCTCTTGATATTTATGTCTCTCTTCCTGATTAAGCATGGTGCTGCAAATGTTGTTGATACTATGAACAGTGTCCAGCCTGATATTTTTGTTGTGATTTTGAATCAGTTCTGGATTCCTAATCTTAAGCTGATTACAGGAGCTATAGAACTCAAATTGACTGCAGTTGCCTCAACCAGACTCATCTGTGAGTCTCCAGTTCttttggatcctgcagcttctgTGTCCTGGGGTAAGATGGTGGACAGCATAGTCACACTCCTTTCTCGGCCAGAAGAGGATAGAGTTCAGGAGGAACCTGACATGCCAGATATAACAGAAAATGCGGGTTATAGCACCACCTTTGTTCTTCTTTATAATGctggaaagaaagaagaagatccACTTAAAGATATAAGAGATCCCAAGGAGTTTTTTGTGGCATCATTGTCCCGACTTTCTGCACTTTCGCCTGGGAGGTATCCTAAGGTCATCAGTGAAAATGTTGATCCTGCAAATCAAGCAGCATTGCTTCAGCTTTGCAACACTTACAATCTTTCAATAGTTTGA